From a single Halobellus ruber genomic region:
- a CDS encoding DUF1684 domain-containing protein, translating into MVDTQDDPADGYVADLRANREEKDDFLAEHPQSPIPPEHREAFSGLEYFDPDPDYRVAASVAVHDDPEPVPMETTAGNEVRYVRIVTFAFELGGEDLELHGYKQRPDDDEEAVFVPFRDKTTGQESYRGGRYLELHPEDDLADGDVVTLDFNLAYSPFCAFSETFSCPLPPEENWLDVAVRAGERDWSPGE; encoded by the coding sequence ATGGTAGACACGCAGGACGACCCGGCCGACGGCTACGTCGCCGACCTCCGGGCGAACCGCGAGGAGAAAGACGACTTCCTCGCCGAGCATCCGCAGTCGCCGATCCCGCCGGAGCACCGGGAGGCGTTCTCGGGGCTCGAGTACTTCGATCCCGACCCCGACTACCGGGTGGCGGCGTCGGTTGCCGTCCACGACGACCCCGAGCCGGTGCCGATGGAGACGACCGCCGGCAACGAGGTCCGGTACGTCCGGATCGTGACCTTCGCCTTCGAGCTCGGCGGGGAGGACCTCGAACTCCACGGCTACAAGCAGCGCCCCGACGACGACGAGGAGGCCGTGTTCGTGCCGTTCCGCGACAAGACCACCGGCCAGGAGTCCTACCGTGGGGGCCGGTATCTCGAACTCCACCCCGAGGACGACCTCGCCGACGGCGACGTGGTCACGCTGGATTTCAACCTGGCGTACTCGCCGTTCTGTGCGTTCAGCGAGACGTTCTCGTGTCCGCTCCCGCCCGAGGAGAACTGGCTCGACGTGGCGGTCCGGGCCGGCGAACGCGACTGGTCGCCAGGGGAGTAG
- a CDS encoding histidine kinase N-terminal 7TM domain-containing protein: MGPWQFSVFHIPILVGAVASTLLSIIAWRHREYRYARSLIVLLFGVTWWCLTYVVGLGTTVPVVKRLVYSLTYPAVGLVSIAWFVFAVQYTGRLRVPTGRELAALGVIPALTAVAGFTNQHHGLLWSSVDVVSRGQLAVIQTTPGVLFWAHTVQSYALVGLGTGFIGILALRSDRAYRSEAVVLAVAAAVPLGVNVLYLVGVTGTVDLTPAAFALSGTVLIAAAFRDQFLQTLPLAREIARDELIGRMTSPVIVVDKRARVVDINPAAESLADATTDVVGSRIETAFPDIAAAVDLRDGSTQRTEIRRTDRNGERHYEVETLPLDRGGGAIRGHLLRMHDVTKLKRNQRELVEERQFIDQALDALDDLFYVIDADGSLCRWNEQFARVTGYSEPELEGMDAVEVFPEEERERIADAIQATFEGEELPFKEDVLVADGDTVEADLLTADGERIPHEFTGARLEDEDGRLTGLVGIGRDISKRKERERRLRTFREAVEHAGRMIYWMDRDGTVEYVNPALEAQTKYDAADLVDEQTFPLASRAESEVSVDDIVNTLVRGETWRAEFTMCRNDGERRTVDQTLRPVYNDGRIERFVGVAGDITERKRQKQQLSVLQRIMRHDLRNNLNTILLSIQLARREGTNDAAGEQLDAAEEQLDAAEQTVNETLSLIQEVKQFKRTFEAGEVDEEVVDICEVVREQLEVLRAERTALEVSDDLPETARVVTNSLIERAVRNVLTNAVEHNDADTPEIRVALVRRQADDEVELRIEDNGPGIPEETIEVLSAERERQLDHLSGFGLWAVHWVLTVSGGRLGFAENEPRGTVAKLVLPAAQPADQPHTNN, from the coding sequence ATGGGGCCGTGGCAGTTCTCCGTGTTTCACATCCCGATACTCGTCGGCGCGGTTGCGTCGACGCTTCTGAGTATCATAGCCTGGCGACACCGTGAGTATCGGTACGCCCGGTCGCTGATCGTGCTGCTGTTCGGGGTCACCTGGTGGTGTTTGACCTACGTGGTCGGGCTCGGTACGACTGTCCCTGTGGTGAAACGTCTCGTGTACAGTCTAACGTATCCCGCGGTTGGGCTTGTTTCGATCGCGTGGTTCGTGTTCGCTGTGCAGTACACCGGCAGACTGCGGGTCCCGACGGGACGAGAGCTCGCTGCCTTAGGGGTCATCCCTGCCCTGACGGCGGTGGCTGGGTTCACGAACCAACACCACGGGTTACTGTGGTCGTCGGTCGATGTCGTGTCACGGGGGCAGCTCGCAGTCATACAGACAACCCCCGGTGTGCTGTTCTGGGCGCACACGGTACAGTCCTACGCCCTGGTAGGACTCGGAACCGGGTTCATCGGTATACTAGCACTCCGGTCCGACAGGGCGTACCGGTCAGAGGCAGTTGTGCTGGCAGTGGCCGCCGCCGTTCCGCTCGGCGTGAACGTTCTGTACCTTGTCGGGGTCACGGGTACGGTAGACCTGACACCGGCGGCGTTCGCGCTGAGCGGGACTGTGCTGATCGCCGCGGCCTTCCGCGACCAGTTTCTCCAGACGCTGCCGCTGGCCCGTGAGATCGCGCGCGATGAGTTGATCGGGCGGATGACCAGCCCCGTCATCGTGGTCGACAAGCGCGCGCGAGTCGTTGATATCAACCCAGCAGCGGAGTCACTGGCGGACGCGACGACCGACGTCGTCGGCTCTCGCATCGAGACGGCGTTTCCGGACATTGCGGCGGCCGTGGACCTACGCGACGGATCGACCCAGCGGACGGAGATACGCCGGACGGATCGGAACGGGGAGCGGCACTACGAGGTGGAGACGCTCCCGCTCGACCGTGGTGGCGGAGCGATCAGAGGACACCTGTTGCGGATGCACGACGTGACGAAGCTGAAGCGGAACCAGCGGGAGCTCGTCGAGGAACGGCAGTTCATCGATCAGGCCCTCGACGCGCTGGACGACCTGTTCTACGTCATCGATGCCGATGGCAGCCTGTGCCGGTGGAACGAGCAGTTTGCCAGGGTAACCGGCTACAGCGAGCCGGAACTGGAGGGAATGGACGCGGTCGAGGTCTTCCCCGAGGAAGAGCGGGAGCGAATCGCCGACGCCATCCAGGCAACGTTCGAGGGCGAAGAGCTCCCTTTCAAGGAAGACGTGCTCGTTGCCGACGGCGACACCGTCGAGGCGGACCTGCTTACCGCCGACGGCGAGCGTATCCCGCACGAGTTCACCGGGGCGCGGCTGGAGGACGAGGACGGGAGGCTGACCGGCCTCGTCGGGATCGGGCGTGACATCTCGAAGCGAAAGGAGCGTGAACGTCGGCTCAGAACGTTCCGGGAGGCGGTCGAGCACGCCGGCCGTATGATCTACTGGATGGACAGGGATGGTACCGTCGAGTACGTCAACCCAGCCCTCGAGGCGCAGACGAAATACGACGCCGCCGACCTCGTCGACGAGCAGACGTTCCCGCTGGCGAGTAGAGCGGAATCCGAGGTGTCGGTCGACGACATAGTGAACACGCTCGTCCGCGGTGAGACCTGGCGGGCGGAGTTCACGATGTGCCGGAACGACGGGGAGCGTCGGACGGTCGATCAGACGCTGAGGCCCGTCTACAACGATGGGCGGATTGAGCGGTTCGTCGGCGTCGCCGGCGACATCACGGAGAGAAAAAGGCAGAAACAGCAGCTCTCGGTGCTGCAACGGATCATGAGACACGACCTCAGGAACAACCTGAACACGATCCTCCTCTCGATCCAACTAGCCAGACGGGAGGGGACGAACGACGCGGCCGGGGAGCAGCTCGACGCCGCCGAGGAGCAGCTCGACGCCGCCGAACAGACCGTGAACGAGACGCTGTCGCTGATACAGGAGGTCAAACAGTTCAAGCGGACGTTCGAAGCCGGGGAGGTGGACGAGGAAGTCGTCGACATCTGTGAGGTCGTGCGGGAGCAACTGGAGGTACTGCGCGCCGAACGGACGGCCCTCGAAGTGTCGGACGACCTGCCCGAGACCGCCCGTGTCGTGACCAATAGCCTGATCGAACGGGCGGTCAGGAACGTGCTCACGAACGCGGTAGAGCACAACGACGCGGACACGCCGGAGATCAGGGTCGCACTGGTTCGACGGCAGGCGGACGACGAGGTCGAACTCCGTATCGAGGACAACGGACCCGGGATCCCCGAGGAGACGATCGAGGTCCTGAGCGCCGAGCGTGAGAGACAACTGGACCACCTGAGCGGGTTCGGGCTCTGGGCGGTGCACTGGGTCCTGACGGTCTCCGGTGGGCGCCTCGGGTTCGCGGAGAACGAGCCCCGCGGGACCGTCGCGAAGCTGGTGTTACCGGCCGCACAGCCCGCCGATCAACCACACACGAACAACTGA
- a CDS encoding CBS domain-containing protein → MAPTPTLTASDLMTTDVGTVAPDDDIGEVLGRLARAEFNGFPVVEDGRLVGIVTQRDLVGLFQTEDRTLWIPVGFPPFLETLTYAVDVSWDDLDLGIDLLRNTDKPVRSVMTTDLVTVDRDATLDDLLDLLADGERDVNRLPVVDGDALVGIVARQDVLRALRDERRAGGA, encoded by the coding sequence ATGGCCCCTACCCCGACGCTGACGGCGAGCGACCTGATGACGACCGACGTCGGGACGGTCGCTCCCGACGACGACATCGGCGAGGTGCTCGGCCGGCTCGCCCGCGCGGAGTTCAACGGGTTCCCCGTCGTCGAGGACGGCCGCCTGGTCGGCATCGTGACCCAGCGCGACCTCGTCGGACTGTTCCAGACCGAGGACCGGACGCTGTGGATCCCGGTCGGGTTCCCACCCTTCCTGGAGACGCTCACCTACGCCGTCGACGTGTCGTGGGACGACCTCGACCTGGGGATCGACCTGCTGCGGAACACCGACAAGCCGGTCCGGTCGGTGATGACCACGGATCTGGTGACCGTCGACCGCGACGCCACGCTCGATGACCTGCTCGATCTGCTCGCCGACGGGGAGCGCGACGTCAACCGGCTGCCGGTGGTCGACGGCGACGCACTCGTCGGGATCGTGGCCCGCCAGGACGTGCTCCGGGCGCTCCGCGACGAGCGCCGGGCAGGTGGGGCGTAG
- the cmk gene encoding (d)CMP kinase produces the protein MTDDDLPPRSVDSNLFITVSGPPGCGATTVCEGLSTALDCGYVSGGDIFRELADDRDMSLSQLIAKTDETDEIDRALDQRLRTIAEKWGASNKPFVLESRLAGWLAGNRADLRIWLDAPDEVRVERTAGREEMEAEMRVREVSEAGRYRSYYGIDINDRSFYDLAINTARWSPGATLEMILTAIEEYDPDVDEGAFPTEDVDL, from the coding sequence ATGACTGACGACGACCTCCCGCCACGGTCGGTCGACAGTAACCTGTTCATCACCGTCTCGGGGCCGCCGGGGTGCGGCGCCACCACGGTGTGTGAGGGGTTGTCGACGGCGCTCGACTGCGGCTACGTCTCCGGCGGCGACATCTTCCGGGAGCTGGCCGACGACCGGGACATGTCGCTGTCGCAACTCATCGCGAAGACCGACGAGACCGACGAGATCGACCGTGCTTTGGACCAGCGGCTCCGGACGATCGCCGAGAAGTGGGGTGCGTCGAACAAACCGTTCGTGCTCGAATCCCGGCTCGCGGGATGGCTCGCGGGCAACCGCGCGGACCTGCGGATCTGGCTCGACGCCCCCGACGAGGTGCGCGTCGAGCGGACGGCGGGCAGAGAGGAGATGGAAGCCGAGATGCGCGTCCGGGAGGTCAGCGAGGCCGGCCGGTACCGGTCGTACTACGGCATCGACATCAACGACCGCTCCTTCTACGATCTGGCGATCAACACCGCCCGGTGGAGCCCCGGAGCGACCCTGGAGATGATCCTCACGGCGATCGAGGAGTACGACCCGGACGTCGACGAGGGCGCGTTCCCGACCGAGGACGTCGACCTGTAG
- a CDS encoding CBS domain-containing protein, whose amino-acid sequence MTEDVETVPRNRTLDEAVRLMLGNGVDHVFVVEDGEPAAMVTRRKALMACYKTDAPVSEIPISGFSRGLESRVGPNETVLIAVGKLQRANLNCLPVVNGMTVEGVLTKDDVISNISSITSDMIEGNKRKDEWTDSSSDGD is encoded by the coding sequence ATGACGGAGGACGTCGAGACGGTTCCCCGGAACCGGACGCTCGACGAGGCGGTCAGGCTGATGCTCGGCAACGGCGTCGACCACGTGTTCGTGGTCGAAGACGGGGAGCCGGCAGCGATGGTGACGCGGCGGAAGGCGCTGATGGCGTGTTACAAGACCGACGCGCCGGTGAGCGAGATCCCGATATCCGGCTTCTCCCGGGGGCTCGAGTCCAGAGTCGGGCCGAACGAGACGGTCCTGATCGCCGTCGGAAAGCTCCAGCGGGCGAATCTGAACTGTCTACCCGTCGTCAACGGAATGACCGTCGAGGGGGTGCTGACGAAGGACGACGTCATCAGCAACATATCGAGTATAACAAGTGATATGATAGAGGGCAACAAACGGAAAGACGAGTGGACAGACTCCAGCTCCGACGGGGACTAA
- a CDS encoding EamA family transporter codes for MSRYRNLSLFLLLATVWGSAFVAIKSGLTYFPPVLFAAFRYDIAGVLMLGYAGYATDTPIPQGRGQWAQVAVGATLIIAGYHTLLFVGETDPAVTSAAAAVIVSLSPVLTTGFARLFLPDERLTLVGIVGLFLGLAGVVILSNPDPGNLLAGGAVAKLLIFGAATAFALGSVLTRRIGASLPIETMEAWAMVGGALIMHGVSLGVGESVAEVAWTVEAVAALGYLSVAASALGFLIYFDLLDRLGPIQINLVSYVAPISAALVGWVVLAEVPTITTAVGFVVIFAGFVLVKRRAIRAELPRLRRLVSRS; via the coding sequence GTGAGCCGGTACCGAAACCTGTCGCTTTTCCTGCTTTTAGCGACCGTCTGGGGCTCGGCGTTCGTGGCGATAAAGAGCGGGCTGACCTACTTCCCGCCGGTGCTGTTTGCGGCGTTCCGATACGACATCGCGGGGGTGTTGATGCTGGGCTACGCCGGCTACGCAACCGACACGCCGATCCCGCAGGGCCGGGGCCAGTGGGCACAGGTCGCGGTCGGGGCGACGCTGATCATCGCTGGCTACCACACGCTGCTTTTCGTCGGCGAGACCGACCCCGCGGTCACCTCCGCGGCGGCGGCGGTGATCGTCAGCCTCAGTCCAGTGCTCACGACGGGCTTCGCCCGTCTCTTCCTCCCCGACGAACGGCTGACGCTCGTCGGAATCGTCGGTCTGTTTTTGGGGCTCGCCGGTGTCGTGATCCTCTCGAACCCCGATCCGGGCAACCTGCTCGCCGGCGGCGCGGTTGCGAAACTGCTGATCTTCGGCGCGGCCACCGCGTTCGCACTCGGGTCGGTACTGACCCGCCGGATCGGGGCGTCGCTGCCGATCGAGACGATGGAAGCGTGGGCGATGGTCGGCGGGGCGCTCATAATGCACGGCGTGAGCCTCGGGGTCGGGGAGTCGGTCGCCGAGGTGGCCTGGACCGTCGAGGCGGTCGCGGCGCTCGGCTACCTCTCGGTGGCCGCGAGCGCGCTCGGCTTCCTCATCTACTTCGACCTGCTCGACCGACTGGGGCCGATCCAGATCAACCTCGTCTCGTACGTCGCGCCGATTTCGGCGGCGCTGGTCGGGTGGGTCGTGCTCGCGGAGGTGCCGACGATCACCACCGCGGTCGGCTTCGTCGTCATCTTCGCGGGGTTCGTGCTGGTGAAACGGCGGGCGATCCGGGCGGAGCTCCCGCGGCTCCGGCGACTGGTGTCGCGGTCGTGA